One part of the Leclercia sp. LSNIH1 genome encodes these proteins:
- the malG gene encoding maltose ABC transporter permease MalG yields the protein MAMVQPKSQKLRLLITHLGLLIFIAAIMFPLLMVIAISLRSGNFATGSLIPEQISWEHWKLALGFSVEHADGRVTPPPFPVLLWLWNSVKVATITAIGIVTLSTTCAYAFARMRFKGKATLLKGMLIFQMFPAVLSLVALYALFDRLGQYVPFIGLNTHGGVIFAYLGGIALHVWTIKGYFETIDNSLEEAASLDGATPWQAFRLVLLPLSVPILAVVFILSFIAAITEVPVASLLLRDVNSYTLAVGMQQYLNPQNYLWGDFAAAAVLSAIPITVVFLLAQRWLVNGLTAGGVKG from the coding sequence ATGGCTATGGTCCAACCCAAATCGCAGAAATTACGTTTACTGATCACCCACCTGGGTCTGCTGATTTTTATCGCGGCAATCATGTTCCCGCTGCTGATGGTTATCGCCATCTCCCTGCGTTCGGGTAACTTCGCCACCGGTAGCCTGATCCCGGAGCAAATCTCCTGGGAGCACTGGAAGTTAGCGTTGGGCTTCAGCGTGGAACATGCTGATGGCCGCGTCACCCCGCCGCCGTTCCCGGTGCTGCTGTGGCTGTGGAACTCGGTGAAAGTCGCCACCATCACCGCGATCGGTATCGTGACGCTCTCCACCACCTGCGCCTACGCCTTTGCCCGTATGCGCTTCAAAGGGAAAGCGACGCTGCTGAAAGGGATGCTGATTTTCCAGATGTTCCCGGCGGTCCTGTCCCTGGTGGCGCTGTACGCCTTGTTTGACCGCCTCGGCCAGTATGTGCCGTTTATCGGTCTGAACACCCACGGTGGGGTGATTTTCGCCTACCTCGGCGGGATCGCGCTGCACGTCTGGACCATCAAAGGCTATTTCGAAACCATCGACAACTCGCTGGAAGAGGCCGCGTCGCTGGATGGCGCCACCCCGTGGCAGGCGTTCCGTCTGGTGCTGCTGCCACTCTCCGTGCCGATTCTGGCGGTGGTCTTTATTCTGTCGTTTATCGCCGCCATCACCGAAGTGCCGGTCGCCTCACTGCTGCTGCGTGATGTGAACAGCTACACCCTGGCGGTAGGGATGCAGCAATACCTCAACCCGCAAAACTATCTGTGGGGCGACTTTGCCGCAGCCGCTGTCCTCTCCGCTATCCCGATCACCGTCGTCTTCCTGCTGGCCCAGCGCTGGCTGGTGAACGGCCTGACCGCGGGAGGCGTGAAAGGTTAA
- the malE gene encoding maltose/maltodextrin ABC transporter substrate-binding protein MalE — MNIKTGARVFALSALAAMMISAPALAKIEEGKLVIWINGDKGYNGLAEVGKKFEKDTGIKVTVEHPDKLEEKFPQVAATGDGPDIIFWAHDRFGGYAQSGLLAEISPDKAFQDKLFPFTWDAVRYNGKLIAYPVAVESLSLIYNKDLVPNPPKTWEEIPALDKELKAKGKSALMFNLQEPYFTWPLIAADGGYAFKFENGKYDVKDVGVDNAGAKAGLTFLVDLIKNKQMNADTDYSIAEAAFNKGETAMTINGPWAWSNIDKSKINYGVAVLPTFKGKPSKPFVGVLSAGINAASPNKELAKEFLENYLLTDQGLDEVNKDKPLGAVALKSFQEQLAKDPRIAATMSNAEKGEIMPNIPQMAAFWYATRTAVINAASGRQTVDAALKDAQGRITK, encoded by the coding sequence ATGAATATCAAGACTGGCGCACGCGTTTTCGCATTGTCCGCCCTTGCAGCAATGATGATTTCCGCACCTGCGCTCGCCAAAATTGAAGAAGGTAAGCTGGTAATCTGGATTAACGGCGACAAAGGCTATAACGGCCTGGCTGAAGTGGGTAAAAAATTCGAGAAAGATACCGGCATTAAAGTCACCGTTGAACACCCGGACAAGCTGGAAGAGAAATTCCCACAGGTTGCTGCAACCGGCGACGGCCCTGACATTATCTTCTGGGCCCATGACCGTTTCGGCGGCTATGCTCAGTCTGGCCTGCTGGCCGAGATCTCCCCGGATAAAGCCTTCCAGGACAAGCTGTTCCCGTTCACCTGGGACGCCGTGCGCTACAACGGCAAGCTGATCGCTTACCCGGTTGCGGTTGAATCGCTCTCCCTGATCTACAACAAAGACCTCGTACCGAACCCGCCAAAAACCTGGGAAGAGATCCCGGCGCTGGATAAAGAGCTGAAGGCGAAAGGTAAGAGCGCGCTGATGTTCAACCTGCAAGAGCCGTACTTCACCTGGCCGCTGATTGCAGCCGACGGCGGTTATGCGTTCAAGTTTGAAAACGGCAAATACGACGTGAAAGACGTCGGCGTGGACAACGCGGGCGCGAAAGCGGGTCTGACCTTCCTGGTTGACCTGATCAAGAACAAACAGATGAATGCGGATACCGACTACTCCATCGCAGAAGCGGCCTTCAACAAGGGCGAAACCGCGATGACCATCAACGGTCCGTGGGCGTGGTCCAACATCGACAAGAGCAAAATCAACTACGGCGTCGCGGTGCTGCCAACCTTCAAAGGCAAGCCGTCTAAACCGTTCGTTGGCGTGCTGAGTGCCGGTATCAACGCCGCCAGCCCGAACAAAGAGCTGGCGAAAGAGTTCCTCGAAAACTACCTGCTGACCGATCAGGGTCTGGACGAAGTGAACAAGGACAAACCGCTGGGCGCCGTCGCGCTGAAATCCTTCCAGGAGCAGTTGGCGAAAGATCCACGTATCGCCGCCACCATGAGCAACGCCGAGAAGGGCGAAATCATGCCTAACATCCCGCAGATGGCTGCCTTCTGGTACGCCACCCGTACCGCGGTGATCAACGCCGCCAGCGGTCGTCAGACTGTGGATGCTGCGCTGAAAGATGCTCAGGGTCGTATCACTAAGTAA
- a CDS encoding maltoporin, translating into MMITLRKVPLALAIAAGILSAQAGAVDFKGYARSGIGWTGSGGEQQCFQATGAQSKYRLGNECETYAELKLGQEVWKEGDKSFYFDTNVAYSVSQQNDWESTSPAFREANVQGKNLIEWLPGSTIWAGKRFYQRHDVHMIDFYYWDISGPGAGIENIDLGFGKLSLAATRSSESGGSSAFADFDANGDRIYDNIVPNDVFDVRLAGMEINPGGTLELGVDYGHTNIPDDYYLQPGASKDGWMFTAEHTQSMLKGFNKFVVQYATDSMTSNGKGIPQGASLNNDGSMIRVLDHGAVTLADQWDLMYVGMYQNIDLDNNNGTEWWTVGVRPMFKWTPIMSTLLEVGYDNVKSQKTDDTNSQYKITLAQQWQAGDSIWSRPAIRVFATYAKWDEKWGYANNGDAGYTSGVAYNDTSAKTFSRGDNDEWTFGAQMEIWW; encoded by the coding sequence ATAATGATTACTCTGCGCAAAGTCCCTCTGGCACTCGCCATTGCGGCAGGCATCCTGTCTGCCCAGGCCGGCGCTGTAGACTTCAAAGGTTATGCTCGTTCTGGCATTGGCTGGACCGGGAGTGGTGGCGAACAACAGTGTTTCCAGGCAACAGGTGCACAGAGCAAATACCGTCTTGGTAACGAATGTGAAACCTATGCCGAACTGAAACTGGGTCAGGAAGTGTGGAAAGAGGGCGACAAGAGCTTCTACTTCGACACCAACGTAGCCTACTCTGTTTCTCAGCAGAACGACTGGGAATCAACCAGCCCGGCCTTCCGCGAAGCTAACGTGCAGGGTAAAAACCTGATTGAATGGCTGCCAGGTTCCACTATCTGGGCCGGTAAGCGCTTCTATCAGCGTCATGACGTTCACATGATCGACTTCTACTACTGGGATATCTCCGGTCCTGGTGCAGGTATCGAAAACATCGATCTGGGCTTCGGTAAACTCTCTCTGGCAGCGACCCGTTCTTCTGAGTCCGGCGGCTCTTCTGCATTTGCCGACTTCGATGCAAATGGCGACCGTATTTACGACAATATCGTACCAAACGATGTCTTTGACGTTCGTTTAGCCGGTATGGAAATCAACCCAGGCGGTACGCTGGAGCTGGGCGTTGACTACGGTCACACCAACATTCCTGACGACTACTACCTGCAGCCTGGCGCCTCTAAAGATGGCTGGATGTTCACCGCTGAACACACCCAGAGCATGCTGAAAGGCTTTAACAAGTTTGTTGTTCAGTACGCAACAGACTCCATGACTTCTAACGGTAAAGGTATTCCGCAGGGTGCGAGCCTGAACAACGACGGCTCCATGATCCGCGTTCTTGACCACGGTGCTGTCACCCTGGCTGACCAGTGGGATCTGATGTACGTCGGTATGTACCAGAACATCGACCTGGACAACAACAACGGTACCGAGTGGTGGACCGTCGGTGTTCGTCCGATGTTCAAATGGACGCCAATCATGTCCACCTTGCTGGAAGTGGGCTACGACAACGTCAAATCTCAGAAAACTGACGACACCAACAGCCAGTACAAAATCACCCTGGCCCAACAGTGGCAGGCTGGCGACAGCATCTGGTCCCGTCCGGCTATCCGCGTCTTCGCAACCTACGCCAAGTGGGATGAGAAATGGGGTTACGCGAACAATGGCGATGCAGGCTACACCTCTGGCGTAGCGTACAACGACACCTCCGCGAAAACCTTCAGCCGTGGCGACAACGATGAGTGGACCTTCGGTGCCCAGATGGAGATCTGGTGGTAA
- the ubiC gene encoding chorismate lyase, with product MSHPALLLLRALRYFDEIPALEPEQLDWLLLEDSMTKRFEQQGKNVTVTLIQEGFVTPDAVVDELPLLPKEARYWLREILLCADGEPWLAGRTVVPESTLTGPEMALQQMGKTPLGRYLFTSSELTRDFIEIGRDAGLWGRRSRLRLSGKPLMLTELFLPASPLY from the coding sequence ATGTCACACCCCGCGCTTTTGCTCCTGCGTGCGCTGCGTTATTTTGACGAAATCCCTGCGCTGGAACCGGAGCAGCTCGACTGGCTGCTGCTGGAAGATTCCATGACTAAACGTTTTGAGCAGCAGGGCAAGAACGTCACCGTTACCCTCATTCAGGAGGGATTCGTCACGCCTGACGCGGTGGTGGATGAGCTGCCATTATTGCCGAAAGAGGCGCGCTACTGGCTGCGGGAGATCCTGCTCTGTGCCGACGGCGAGCCGTGGCTGGCCGGGCGCACGGTGGTGCCAGAATCCACTCTTACCGGGCCGGAGATGGCGCTGCAGCAGATGGGCAAAACCCCGCTGGGACGCTATCTGTTCACCTCCTCCGAGCTGACCCGCGATTTTATTGAAATTGGACGCGATGCCGGATTATGGGGACGCCGTTCCCGCTTGCGCTTAAGTGGTAAACCCTTAATGCTGACCGAGCTGTTTTTACCGGCGTCACCGTTGTACTAA
- the malM gene encoding maltose operon protein MalM has translation MKMKKSLVALCLSAGLLAGAPAITLANVNFVPQNTSAAPAVPAAALQQLVWTPVDQSKTQTTQLSTGGQTLNVAGIAGPVAAYSVPANIGEITLTLTSVVEKQTSVFAPNVLILDQNLTPSAYFPSEYFTYQEPGVMSADRLEGVMRLTPALGQQKLYVLVFTTDKDLQQTTKLIDPAKAYAKGTGNAVPDIPDPIARHVTDGQLKLKVSTNSTSSVLVGPLFGSSGPGPVTVGNTAAPVYAAPAVAPAAAPAAAPVVAPAPAKKSEPVLTDTEAYFNQSIKQAVAKGDVDKALKLLDEAERLGSTTARSTFISSVKGKG, from the coding sequence ATGAAAATGAAAAAAAGTCTCGTCGCGCTGTGCCTCTCCGCAGGTCTGCTGGCAGGAGCTCCTGCCATCACGCTTGCGAACGTCAATTTCGTCCCACAAAACACCAGCGCTGCGCCTGCGGTTCCGGCAGCCGCGCTGCAACAGCTGGTCTGGACGCCTGTCGATCAGTCCAAAACCCAGACCACCCAACTTTCTACCGGCGGCCAGACCTTAAACGTGGCGGGGATCGCCGGCCCGGTGGCGGCGTACAGTGTGCCGGCTAATATCGGCGAAATCACCCTGACGCTGACAAGCGTGGTGGAGAAACAGACCAGCGTATTTGCACCGAACGTGCTGATTCTGGATCAGAACCTGACGCCGTCTGCCTACTTCCCAAGCGAATACTTCACCTACCAGGAGCCGGGCGTAATGAGCGCCGATCGTCTGGAAGGGGTCATGCGCCTGACGCCAGCCCTGGGTCAGCAGAAACTGTACGTCCTGGTCTTTACCACCGACAAAGATCTGCAGCAAACCACCAAACTGATCGATCCGGCGAAAGCCTATGCCAAAGGCACCGGCAACGCCGTACCGGATATTCCGGACCCGATTGCCCGTCATGTGACGGATGGCCAGCTGAAGCTGAAAGTCTCCACTAACAGCACCTCCAGCGTGCTGGTCGGTCCGCTGTTTGGCTCCTCCGGTCCTGGCCCGGTCACCGTAGGCAATACCGCGGCACCGGTCTATGCTGCGCCAGCGGTTGCACCTGCTGCGGCTCCGGCTGCCGCGCCAGTCGTTGCCCCGGCCCCGGCGAAGAAGAGCGAGCCGGTACTGACCGATACCGAAGCCTACTTTAATCAGTCCATTAAGCAGGCAGTCGCAAAAGGTGATGTCGATAAAGCGCTGAAACTGCTGGATGAAGCAGAGCGTTTAGGCTCGACCACTGCCCGTTCCACCTTTATCAGCAGTGTAAAAGGCAAGGGGTGA
- the ubiA gene encoding 4-hydroxybenzoate octaprenyltransferase, producing the protein MEWSLTQNKLLAYHRLMRTDKPIGALLLLWPTLWALWVATPGLPPLWILAVFVAGVWLMRAAGCVVNDYADRKFDGHVKRTANRPLPSGDVTEKEARTLFVVLVLLSFLLVLTLNTMTILLSVAALALAWVYPFMKRYTHLPQVVLGAAFGWSIPMAFAAVSESVPLSCWLMFLANILWAVAYDTQYAMVDRDDDLKIGIKSTAILFGRQDKLIIGILQVAVLALMMAIGYLNQLNGAFYGAVAAAGVLFIYQQKLIANREREACFKAFLNNNYVGLVLFLGLAVSYWA; encoded by the coding sequence ATGGAGTGGAGTCTGACGCAGAACAAGCTGCTGGCGTACCACCGCCTGATGCGAACGGATAAGCCGATCGGTGCGCTACTGCTGCTGTGGCCGACCCTGTGGGCGCTGTGGGTAGCAACCCCCGGGCTGCCGCCGCTGTGGATCCTGGCGGTATTTGTGGCGGGTGTCTGGTTGATGCGAGCCGCGGGCTGTGTGGTTAACGATTATGCCGATCGCAAATTTGACGGCCACGTGAAACGCACCGCGAATCGTCCGCTGCCGAGCGGTGATGTCACGGAGAAAGAGGCGCGGACGCTGTTTGTGGTGCTGGTCCTGCTCTCCTTCCTGCTGGTGCTGACCCTCAACACCATGACCATCCTGCTCTCCGTGGCAGCGCTGGCCCTGGCCTGGGTCTACCCGTTTATGAAGCGCTATACCCATCTGCCCCAGGTGGTGCTGGGCGCCGCCTTTGGCTGGTCGATCCCCATGGCCTTTGCCGCCGTCAGCGAAAGTGTGCCGCTGAGCTGCTGGCTGATGTTCCTGGCCAATATCCTCTGGGCGGTGGCCTACGATACCCAGTACGCGATGGTTGACCGCGACGATGATCTGAAGATTGGCATTAAATCGACGGCCATTCTGTTTGGTCGTCAGGACAAGCTGATCATTGGGATTTTGCAGGTCGCGGTGTTGGCACTGATGATGGCAATTGGTTACCTGAACCAGCTGAACGGGGCATTTTACGGGGCGGTTGCGGCGGCGGGTGTGCTCTTTATCTACCAGCAAAAGCTCATTGCCAACCGCGAACGCGAGGCCTGTTTTAAAGCCTTTCTCAATAACAACTATGTCGGGCTGGTATTGTTCCTCGGCCTGGCGGTGAGTTACTGGGCATAA
- the malF gene encoding maltose ABC transporter permease MalF, which yields MDVVKKKHWWQSDTLKWSVIGLLGLLVGYLIVLMYAQGEYLFAAMTLILSSVGLYIFANRKAYAWRYVYPGVAGMGLFVLFPLICTIAIAFTNYSSTNQLAQERAQQVLMDRSYQAGKTFNFGLYPAGDEWKLALTDDAAGKYYVSDAFKFGGEQKLALKEADALPEGERANLRVITQNRQALTQITAELPDESKVIMSSLRQFSGTRPLYTLGDDSTLTNNQTGVKYRPNNDVGFYQSVNADGTWGDDKLSPGYTVTIGWDNFTRVFTDEGIQKPFFAIFVWTVVFSILTVILTVAVGMVLACLVQWEALKGKAIYRVLLILPYAVPSFISILIFKGLFNQSFGEINMMLSSLFGIKPAWFSDPTTARSMIIIVNTWLGYPYMMILCMGLLKAIPDDLYEASAMDGATPFQNFFKITLPLLIKPLTPLMIASFAFNFNNFVLIQLLTNGGPDRLGTTTPAGYTDLLVSYTYRIAFEGGGGQDFGLAAAIATLIFLLVGALAIVNLKATRMKFD from the coding sequence ATGGATGTCGTTAAAAAGAAACACTGGTGGCAAAGCGACACGCTGAAATGGTCAGTGATTGGTCTGCTGGGTTTGCTGGTGGGTTACCTTATTGTTTTGATGTACGCCCAGGGGGAGTACCTGTTTGCCGCCATGACGCTGATTTTAAGCTCGGTCGGCCTCTATATTTTTGCTAACCGCAAAGCCTACGCCTGGCGCTATGTCTATCCAGGCGTTGCCGGGATGGGGCTGTTTGTCCTGTTCCCGCTTATTTGCACCATCGCCATCGCTTTCACCAACTACAGCAGCACCAACCAGCTCGCCCAGGAGCGCGCCCAGCAGGTACTGATGGATCGTTCCTATCAGGCCGGTAAGACCTTTAACTTTGGTCTCTATCCCGCAGGTGACGAATGGAAGCTGGCGCTGACCGACGATGCCGCAGGCAAATATTACGTCTCCGACGCCTTTAAATTTGGCGGCGAGCAGAAACTGGCCCTGAAAGAAGCTGATGCCCTGCCGGAAGGGGAACGCGCCAACCTGCGCGTCATCACCCAGAACCGTCAGGCGCTGACCCAGATTACCGCTGAACTGCCGGACGAAAGCAAAGTCATTATGAGCTCGCTGCGCCAGTTCTCCGGCACCCGCCCGCTGTACACGCTGGGCGATGACAGCACGCTCACCAACAACCAGACCGGCGTGAAGTACCGCCCGAATAACGACGTCGGCTTCTACCAGTCCGTGAATGCTGACGGCACCTGGGGCGACGATAAGCTCAGCCCGGGCTATACCGTCACCATCGGCTGGGATAACTTTACCCGCGTCTTTACCGACGAAGGCATTCAGAAACCGTTCTTCGCCATCTTTGTCTGGACCGTGGTCTTCTCGATACTGACCGTGATCCTGACCGTGGCCGTTGGCATGGTGCTGGCCTGCCTGGTTCAGTGGGAAGCCCTGAAAGGCAAAGCGATTTACCGCGTCCTGCTGATCCTGCCCTACGCCGTACCGTCGTTCATTTCGATTCTGATTTTCAAAGGGCTGTTCAACCAGAGCTTTGGTGAAATCAACATGATGCTGAGCAGCCTGTTTGGTATCAAACCGGCGTGGTTCAGCGACCCGACTACCGCCCGCAGCATGATCATCATCGTCAACACCTGGCTCGGCTATCCGTACATGATGATCCTGTGCATGGGGCTGCTGAAGGCGATCCCGGATGACCTGTATGAAGCGTCGGCCATGGACGGAGCCACCCCGTTCCAGAACTTCTTTAAGATTACGCTCCCGCTGCTGATCAAGCCGCTGACGCCGCTGATGATTGCCAGCTTCGCCTTTAACTTTAACAACTTCGTGTTGATTCAGCTGTTGACCAACGGTGGCCCGGACCGTCTCGGCACCACTACGCCAGCCGGTTATACCGACCTGCTCGTGAGCTACACCTACCGCATCGCCTTCGAAGGCGGCGGTGGTCAGGACTTCGGTCTGGCGGCAGCGATTGCCACCCTGATCTTCCTGCTGGTGGGCGCGCTGGCAATCGTGAACCTGAAAGCAACCCGCATGAAGTTTGACTAA
- the malK gene encoding maltose/maltodextrin ABC transporter ATP-binding protein MalK: protein MASVELRNVTKAWGDVVVSKDINLDIQEGEFVVFVGPSGCGKSTLLRMIAGLETITSGDLMIGDTRMNDIPPAERGVGMVFQSYALYPHLSVAENMSFGLKLAGAKKETINQRVTQVAEVLQLAHLLERKPKALSGGQRQRVAIGRTLVAEPRVFLLDEPLSNLDAALRVQMRIEISRLHKRLGRTMIYVTHDQVEAMTLADKIVVLDAGRVAQVGKPLELYHYPADRFVAGFIGSPKMNFLPVKVTATAIDQVQVELPNRQQVWLPVDSVNVNVGANMSLGIRPEHLLPSHIADVTLEGEVQVVEQLGHETQIHIQIPAIRQNLVYRQNDVVLVKEGATFAIGLPPERCHLFREDGTACRRLHQEPGV, encoded by the coding sequence ATGGCGAGCGTAGAACTGCGTAACGTAACGAAAGCCTGGGGTGACGTGGTGGTATCGAAAGATATCAATCTCGATATCCAGGAAGGTGAATTCGTGGTTTTTGTTGGCCCGTCAGGCTGCGGTAAATCCACGCTGCTGCGTATGATTGCCGGTCTGGAAACCATCACCAGCGGCGATCTGATGATTGGCGATACCCGCATGAACGATATTCCGCCTGCGGAGCGTGGCGTCGGGATGGTCTTCCAGTCCTATGCGCTTTATCCCCACCTCTCCGTTGCCGAGAACATGTCGTTCGGCCTCAAGCTGGCGGGCGCCAAAAAAGAGACCATCAACCAGCGCGTGACCCAGGTTGCTGAAGTGTTGCAGCTGGCGCATCTGCTGGAGCGTAAGCCGAAGGCCCTGTCCGGTGGGCAGCGCCAGCGCGTGGCGATTGGCCGTACGCTGGTGGCAGAGCCGCGCGTGTTCCTGCTCGATGAGCCGCTGTCGAACCTCGACGCCGCGCTGCGCGTGCAGATGCGTATTGAGATTTCCCGTCTGCACAAGCGTCTTGGCCGCACCATGATTTACGTCACCCACGATCAGGTCGAAGCGATGACTCTCGCCGACAAGATTGTGGTGCTGGATGCCGGTCGCGTGGCGCAGGTGGGTAAACCGCTGGAGCTCTATCACTACCCGGCAGACCGCTTTGTTGCGGGCTTTATTGGCTCGCCAAAGATGAACTTCTTGCCGGTAAAAGTCACCGCCACTGCCATCGATCAGGTTCAGGTTGAGCTGCCGAACCGCCAGCAGGTGTGGCTGCCGGTAGACAGCGTAAACGTCAACGTGGGGGCCAACATGTCCCTCGGGATCCGTCCTGAACATCTGCTGCCAAGCCACATCGCTGATGTGACCCTGGAGGGCGAGGTTCAGGTGGTTGAGCAGTTAGGTCACGAAACACAGATTCATATCCAGATCCCAGCCATTCGTCAGAACCTGGTCTACCGCCAGAACGACGTGGTGTTGGTAAAAGAGGGTGCCACATTCGCTATCGGCTTGCCGCCAGAGCGCTGCCATCTGTTCCGTGAGGATGGCACCGCATGTCGTCGGCTGCATCAAGAGCCCGGCGTTTAA